A portion of the Daphnia magna isolate NIES linkage group LG4, ASM2063170v1.1, whole genome shotgun sequence genome contains these proteins:
- the LOC116921564 gene encoding coronin-1C-A-like isoform X1: MSAGPRVVRASKFRNVYGTGWKRDLCYDNIKVSKSSWDSTFCSVNPKFLAVITESAGGGAFIVLPINKVFNSAFMFLLYLKPASFNIGLSLKEHGGKMKSDCPTVSGHKGPVLDIAFSPHNENLIASGSEDCSAKLWNIPDGGLTSTMTEPFLALLYHQRRVGLVLWHPSAESILLTAGSDNLVVIWNADTGEPTIVIDSHPDLVYSACWNWNGSKLLTTCKDKKIRIINPRAGTIEEEAICHEGSKASRAIFLRNGLIFTTGFSKVSERQYSLRESGHLSNPMVQNEVDTSNGVMFPFYDSDTNIIYLCGKGDSVIRYFEVTPEPPFVHYINTFQTPDPQRGIGMMPKRGCDVNLCEITRFYRLNSSGLCQVITMTVPRKSELFQEDLYPETVSPLSGLSSEEWFSGMDHDPIMMSLKDRCIVGSRYRDDYESEHSLNLELSSIVSPVGLPKRLCRTTSLNHHAVAKSLSLPLNAKTPTRNQEALLEEIARLKKRLTEQEERVRVLESLNHEERIRKLESFLQFKEKNFEQDPRNISSSESLKSQVPLNNNSGMCYDRNTYKASAQSSPTALSMPITDEEVNCAKDETFTTEILPHLPFGESLCKLSNFLSTPISAMGYELPSPMATAHSFASLPPVKALASFSRWGPIKSFSSTVMSSLTAISPSNSPSKNAHLSE; the protein is encoded by the exons ATGTCTGCTGGTCCCAGAGTTGTTCGTGCATCCAAGTTCAGGAATGTGTATGGTACAGGCTGGAAGAGAGATTTATGCTATGACAATATTAA AGTATCCAAATCATCTTGGGATTCTACATTTTGTTCTGTAAATCCAAAATTTCTTGCTGTCATTACTGAATCAGCTGGTGGAGGAGCATTCATTGTTTTGCCAATTAACAAGGTTTTCAACAGTGCTTTTATGTTTTTGCTTTATTTGAAACCAGCATCTTTCAACATTGGATTATCCCTCAAGGAGCATGGGGGAAAAATGAAATCTGACTGTCCTACTGTGAGTGGCCATAAAGGCCCTGTATTGGATATTGCTTTTTCGCCTCATAATGAAAACCTTATCGCCTCAGGCAGTGAAGATTGTTCGGCTAAGTTATGGAACATTCCAGATGGCGGGCTTACATC GACAATGACAGAGCCATTTCTTGCCCTGTTATATCATCAGCGACGAGTCGGCCTTGTACTTTGGCATCCATCTGCCGAGAGTATCCTTCTCACGGCTG GTTCCGATAATCTGGTAGTAATTTGGAATGCAGATACTGGGGAACCTACAATTGTTATCGATAGTCATCCCGATTTGGTTTATTCGGCTTGTTGGAATTGGAATGGATCAAAGTTACTTACTACGTGCAAAGACAAGAAGATCCGTATCATTAATCCTCGTGCAGGAACAATTGAGGAG GAGGCCATTTGCCACGAAGGATCTAAGGCTTCTCGTGCGATTTTTCTGAGAAATGGCCTTATTTTTACAACAGGATTCTCCAAAGTCTCTGAGAGGCAATATTCGCTGCGAGAATCAGGTCACTTGAGTAACCCAATGGTCCAAAACGAAGTTGATACTTCTAACGGCGTTATGTTCCCTTTCTACGACTCGGATACTAACATTATTTACTTGTGTGGCAAG GGCGATTCGGTTATTCGGTACTTTGAAGTGACACCGGAGCCCCCTTTCGTACATTACATCAACACGTTTCAAACACCGGATCCACAGCGGGGCATTGGGATGATGCCTAAACGGGGCTGCGATGTCAACTTGTGCGAAATAACACGGTTCTATCGGCTCAATAGTTCGGGATTGTGTCAAGTCATCACAATGACGGTTCCTCGGAAG TCCGAACTTTTCCAAGAAGACTTGTACCCGGAAACAGTAAGTCCTCTTTCAGGCCTTTCGTCGGAGGAGTGGTTTTCCGGCATGGATCACGATCCTATAATGATGTCCTTAAAAGATCGCTGTATCGTCGGAAGTCGTTATCGTGATGACTACGAATCG GAACATTCGCTTAACCTGGAGCTAAGCAGCATAGTGTCTCCAGTTGGTTTGCCGAAGCGGCTTTGTCGCACAACCAGCCTGAATCACCACGCCGTAGCGAAAAGCCTTTCCCTACCACTTAACGCCAAGACTCCT ACAAGAAACCAAGAAGCGCTGCTGGAGGAAATAGCGCGTTTAAAAAAACGTTTAACAGAGCAAGAAGAACGAGTTCGAGTTCTCGAATCGTTAAACCACGAAGAGCGTATTCGGAAACTGGAATCTTTTTTAcagtttaaagaaaagaattttgaGCAGGACCCGCGTAATATTTCGAGTTCGGAATCGTTAAAGTCTCAGGTACCGTTGAATAACAACTCGGGAATGTGTTACGATCGCAATACGTACAAAGCAAGTGCCCAATCAAGCCCCACTGCCCTGTCAATGCCCATTACTGACGAGGAAGTTAATTGCGCTAAGGACGAAACCTTCACGACGGAGATCCTTCCTCATCTCCCGTTTGGTGAATCCCTTTGTAAATTGTCTAATTTTCTATCCACTCCTATATCGGCCATGGGCTATGAACTACCGTCGCCAATGGCCACTGCTCACAGTTTTGCTTCATTGCCGCCCGTTAAAGCATTAGCTTCGTTTAGTAGATGGGGTCCGATCAAATCGTTTTCTTCAACTGTAATGTCATCACTTACTGCCATCAGCCCATCAAATTCGCCATCGAAAAATGCCCATTTATCCGAATAA
- the LOC116921564 gene encoding coronin-1C-A-like isoform X2 — protein sequence MSAGPRVVRASKFRNVYGTGWKRDLCYDNIKVSKSSWDSTFCSVNPKFLAVITESAGGGAFIVLPINKVFNSAFMFLLYLKPASFNIGLSLKEHGGKMKSDCPTVSGHKGPVLDIAFSPHNENLIASGSEDCSAKLWNIPDGGLTSTMTEPFLALLYHQRRVGLVLWHPSAESILLTAGSDNLVVIWNADTGEPTIVIDSHPDLVYSACWNWNGSKLLTTCKDKKIRIINPRAGTIEEEAICHEGSKASRAIFLRNGLIFTTGFSKVSERQYSLRESGHLSNPMVQNEVDTSNGVMFPFYDSDTNIIYLCGKGDSVIRYFEVTPEPPFVHYINTFQTPDPQRGIGMMPKRGCDVNLCEITRFYRLNSSGLCQVITMTVPRKSELFQEDLYPETVSPLSGLSSEEWFSGMDHDPIMMSLKDRYESEHSLNLELSSIVSPVGLPKRLCRTTSLNHHAVAKSLSLPLNAKTPTRNQEALLEEIARLKKRLTEQEERVRVLESLNHEERIRKLESFLQFKEKNFEQDPRNISSSESLKSQVPLNNNSGMCYDRNTYKASAQSSPTALSMPITDEEVNCAKDETFTTEILPHLPFGESLCKLSNFLSTPISAMGYELPSPMATAHSFASLPPVKALASFSRWGPIKSFSSTVMSSLTAISPSNSPSKNAHLSE from the exons ATGTCTGCTGGTCCCAGAGTTGTTCGTGCATCCAAGTTCAGGAATGTGTATGGTACAGGCTGGAAGAGAGATTTATGCTATGACAATATTAA AGTATCCAAATCATCTTGGGATTCTACATTTTGTTCTGTAAATCCAAAATTTCTTGCTGTCATTACTGAATCAGCTGGTGGAGGAGCATTCATTGTTTTGCCAATTAACAAGGTTTTCAACAGTGCTTTTATGTTTTTGCTTTATTTGAAACCAGCATCTTTCAACATTGGATTATCCCTCAAGGAGCATGGGGGAAAAATGAAATCTGACTGTCCTACTGTGAGTGGCCATAAAGGCCCTGTATTGGATATTGCTTTTTCGCCTCATAATGAAAACCTTATCGCCTCAGGCAGTGAAGATTGTTCGGCTAAGTTATGGAACATTCCAGATGGCGGGCTTACATC GACAATGACAGAGCCATTTCTTGCCCTGTTATATCATCAGCGACGAGTCGGCCTTGTACTTTGGCATCCATCTGCCGAGAGTATCCTTCTCACGGCTG GTTCCGATAATCTGGTAGTAATTTGGAATGCAGATACTGGGGAACCTACAATTGTTATCGATAGTCATCCCGATTTGGTTTATTCGGCTTGTTGGAATTGGAATGGATCAAAGTTACTTACTACGTGCAAAGACAAGAAGATCCGTATCATTAATCCTCGTGCAGGAACAATTGAGGAG GAGGCCATTTGCCACGAAGGATCTAAGGCTTCTCGTGCGATTTTTCTGAGAAATGGCCTTATTTTTACAACAGGATTCTCCAAAGTCTCTGAGAGGCAATATTCGCTGCGAGAATCAGGTCACTTGAGTAACCCAATGGTCCAAAACGAAGTTGATACTTCTAACGGCGTTATGTTCCCTTTCTACGACTCGGATACTAACATTATTTACTTGTGTGGCAAG GGCGATTCGGTTATTCGGTACTTTGAAGTGACACCGGAGCCCCCTTTCGTACATTACATCAACACGTTTCAAACACCGGATCCACAGCGGGGCATTGGGATGATGCCTAAACGGGGCTGCGATGTCAACTTGTGCGAAATAACACGGTTCTATCGGCTCAATAGTTCGGGATTGTGTCAAGTCATCACAATGACGGTTCCTCGGAAG TCCGAACTTTTCCAAGAAGACTTGTACCCGGAAACAGTAAGTCCTCTTTCAGGCCTTTCGTCGGAGGAGTGGTTTTCCGGCATGGATCACGATCCTATAATGATGTCCTTAAAAGATCG CTACGAATCG GAACATTCGCTTAACCTGGAGCTAAGCAGCATAGTGTCTCCAGTTGGTTTGCCGAAGCGGCTTTGTCGCACAACCAGCCTGAATCACCACGCCGTAGCGAAAAGCCTTTCCCTACCACTTAACGCCAAGACTCCT ACAAGAAACCAAGAAGCGCTGCTGGAGGAAATAGCGCGTTTAAAAAAACGTTTAACAGAGCAAGAAGAACGAGTTCGAGTTCTCGAATCGTTAAACCACGAAGAGCGTATTCGGAAACTGGAATCTTTTTTAcagtttaaagaaaagaattttgaGCAGGACCCGCGTAATATTTCGAGTTCGGAATCGTTAAAGTCTCAGGTACCGTTGAATAACAACTCGGGAATGTGTTACGATCGCAATACGTACAAAGCAAGTGCCCAATCAAGCCCCACTGCCCTGTCAATGCCCATTACTGACGAGGAAGTTAATTGCGCTAAGGACGAAACCTTCACGACGGAGATCCTTCCTCATCTCCCGTTTGGTGAATCCCTTTGTAAATTGTCTAATTTTCTATCCACTCCTATATCGGCCATGGGCTATGAACTACCGTCGCCAATGGCCACTGCTCACAGTTTTGCTTCATTGCCGCCCGTTAAAGCATTAGCTTCGTTTAGTAGATGGGGTCCGATCAAATCGTTTTCTTCAACTGTAATGTCATCACTTACTGCCATCAGCCCATCAAATTCGCCATCGAAAAATGCCCATTTATCCGAATAA
- the LOC116921564 gene encoding coronin-1C-A-like isoform X3 has translation MSAGPRVVRASKFRNVYGTGWKRDLCYDNIKVSKSSWDSTFCSVNPKFLAVITESAGGGAFIVLPINKEHGGKMKSDCPTVSGHKGPVLDIAFSPHNENLIASGSEDCSAKLWNIPDGGLTSTMTEPFLALLYHQRRVGLVLWHPSAESILLTAGSDNLVVIWNADTGEPTIVIDSHPDLVYSACWNWNGSKLLTTCKDKKIRIINPRAGTIEEEAICHEGSKASRAIFLRNGLIFTTGFSKVSERQYSLRESGHLSNPMVQNEVDTSNGVMFPFYDSDTNIIYLCGKGDSVIRYFEVTPEPPFVHYINTFQTPDPQRGIGMMPKRGCDVNLCEITRFYRLNSSGLCQVITMTVPRKSELFQEDLYPETVSPLSGLSSEEWFSGMDHDPIMMSLKDRCIVGSRYRDDYESEHSLNLELSSIVSPVGLPKRLCRTTSLNHHAVAKSLSLPLNAKTPTRNQEALLEEIARLKKRLTEQEERVRVLESLNHEERIRKLESFLQFKEKNFEQDPRNISSSESLKSQVPLNNNSGMCYDRNTYKASAQSSPTALSMPITDEEVNCAKDETFTTEILPHLPFGESLCKLSNFLSTPISAMGYELPSPMATAHSFASLPPVKALASFSRWGPIKSFSSTVMSSLTAISPSNSPSKNAHLSE, from the exons ATGTCTGCTGGTCCCAGAGTTGTTCGTGCATCCAAGTTCAGGAATGTGTATGGTACAGGCTGGAAGAGAGATTTATGCTATGACAATATTAA AGTATCCAAATCATCTTGGGATTCTACATTTTGTTCTGTAAATCCAAAATTTCTTGCTGTCATTACTGAATCAGCTGGTGGAGGAGCATTCATTGTTTTGCCAATTAACAAG GAGCATGGGGGAAAAATGAAATCTGACTGTCCTACTGTGAGTGGCCATAAAGGCCCTGTATTGGATATTGCTTTTTCGCCTCATAATGAAAACCTTATCGCCTCAGGCAGTGAAGATTGTTCGGCTAAGTTATGGAACATTCCAGATGGCGGGCTTACATC GACAATGACAGAGCCATTTCTTGCCCTGTTATATCATCAGCGACGAGTCGGCCTTGTACTTTGGCATCCATCTGCCGAGAGTATCCTTCTCACGGCTG GTTCCGATAATCTGGTAGTAATTTGGAATGCAGATACTGGGGAACCTACAATTGTTATCGATAGTCATCCCGATTTGGTTTATTCGGCTTGTTGGAATTGGAATGGATCAAAGTTACTTACTACGTGCAAAGACAAGAAGATCCGTATCATTAATCCTCGTGCAGGAACAATTGAGGAG GAGGCCATTTGCCACGAAGGATCTAAGGCTTCTCGTGCGATTTTTCTGAGAAATGGCCTTATTTTTACAACAGGATTCTCCAAAGTCTCTGAGAGGCAATATTCGCTGCGAGAATCAGGTCACTTGAGTAACCCAATGGTCCAAAACGAAGTTGATACTTCTAACGGCGTTATGTTCCCTTTCTACGACTCGGATACTAACATTATTTACTTGTGTGGCAAG GGCGATTCGGTTATTCGGTACTTTGAAGTGACACCGGAGCCCCCTTTCGTACATTACATCAACACGTTTCAAACACCGGATCCACAGCGGGGCATTGGGATGATGCCTAAACGGGGCTGCGATGTCAACTTGTGCGAAATAACACGGTTCTATCGGCTCAATAGTTCGGGATTGTGTCAAGTCATCACAATGACGGTTCCTCGGAAG TCCGAACTTTTCCAAGAAGACTTGTACCCGGAAACAGTAAGTCCTCTTTCAGGCCTTTCGTCGGAGGAGTGGTTTTCCGGCATGGATCACGATCCTATAATGATGTCCTTAAAAGATCGCTGTATCGTCGGAAGTCGTTATCGTGATGACTACGAATCG GAACATTCGCTTAACCTGGAGCTAAGCAGCATAGTGTCTCCAGTTGGTTTGCCGAAGCGGCTTTGTCGCACAACCAGCCTGAATCACCACGCCGTAGCGAAAAGCCTTTCCCTACCACTTAACGCCAAGACTCCT ACAAGAAACCAAGAAGCGCTGCTGGAGGAAATAGCGCGTTTAAAAAAACGTTTAACAGAGCAAGAAGAACGAGTTCGAGTTCTCGAATCGTTAAACCACGAAGAGCGTATTCGGAAACTGGAATCTTTTTTAcagtttaaagaaaagaattttgaGCAGGACCCGCGTAATATTTCGAGTTCGGAATCGTTAAAGTCTCAGGTACCGTTGAATAACAACTCGGGAATGTGTTACGATCGCAATACGTACAAAGCAAGTGCCCAATCAAGCCCCACTGCCCTGTCAATGCCCATTACTGACGAGGAAGTTAATTGCGCTAAGGACGAAACCTTCACGACGGAGATCCTTCCTCATCTCCCGTTTGGTGAATCCCTTTGTAAATTGTCTAATTTTCTATCCACTCCTATATCGGCCATGGGCTATGAACTACCGTCGCCAATGGCCACTGCTCACAGTTTTGCTTCATTGCCGCCCGTTAAAGCATTAGCTTCGTTTAGTAGATGGGGTCCGATCAAATCGTTTTCTTCAACTGTAATGTCATCACTTACTGCCATCAGCCCATCAAATTCGCCATCGAAAAATGCCCATTTATCCGAATAA